From the Pontiella agarivorans genome, one window contains:
- the fliO gene encoding flagellar biosynthetic protein FliO, whose amino-acid sequence METNGMGMGDGSLEIIRMMVSLVIVLGMMYAAYYWLKRRGTMPGATQKRLRVIERLPIDTRRSILLLQIDGEEMLVGVGSDSISPIKSLKQEVGNDEA is encoded by the coding sequence ATGGAAACGAATGGAATGGGAATGGGGGACGGCAGCCTGGAAATCATCCGCATGATGGTTTCGCTCGTTATTGTTCTGGGGATGATGTATGCGGCCTACTATTGGCTGAAACGGCGCGGCACCATGCCTGGTGCGACGCAAAAGCGTTTGCGGGTTATTGAGCGTCTGCCGATTGATACCCGGCGAAGTATCCTGCTGCTGCAAATCGATGGGGAGGAAATGCTCGTCGGGGTAGGCAGTGATAGCATCTCTCCCATCAAGAGTCTCAAACAAGAGGTCGGGAATGATGAAGCGTAA
- a CDS encoding helix-turn-helix domain-containing protein: protein MMETALVVDEDFLMRGYALDRLKQEGVYAIEASSGKELLRLQASQKFDLVFADLDIFQTADGVFNREPDTIYVVMTSFRNVDKAIQLVSSGKVYDYLVKPFSPEQVSVIISRTRELLRLRAQIELLEKKAAPADRRPQPMASPGVSSESTTNLQDLERQTIMRVLHETRGSRTVMAEKLGISVRTLRNKLTQYKQDASIQLP from the coding sequence ATGATGGAAACAGCACTTGTGGTGGATGAGGATTTTTTAATGCGCGGCTATGCACTCGACCGTCTTAAGCAGGAAGGTGTTTATGCGATAGAAGCGTCTTCCGGAAAAGAACTGTTACGCCTGCAGGCAAGTCAGAAATTCGATCTTGTATTTGCCGATCTGGATATTTTTCAGACCGCTGACGGAGTGTTTAATAGAGAACCGGATACGATTTATGTGGTGATGACTTCGTTTCGTAATGTGGACAAGGCCATTCAACTGGTCAGCAGCGGGAAAGTGTATGACTATTTGGTAAAACCTTTCTCGCCTGAACAGGTCTCCGTCATCATTTCACGGACCCGGGAGTTGCTCCGGCTGCGTGCTCAGATTGAGTTGCTTGAAAAAAAAGCGGCTCCGGCCGATCGAAGGCCTCAGCCGATGGCGTCGCCGGGAGTTTCCTCGGAATCGACAACCAATCTGCAGGACCTCGAGCGCCAAACTATAATGCGGGTATTGCACGAAACCCGCGGCAGCCGAACTGTGATGGCTGAAAAGCTGGGAATCAGTGTTCGTACTTTGCGGAATAAGTTGACCCAATATAAGCAGGATGCGTCGATACAGCTCCCCTGA
- a CDS encoding sigma-54-dependent transcriptional regulator, whose translation MGKTESFTDIKVLVVEDDDLLRRVMYDRLTASECEVMAADSLHDAHRLLASASFDIMITDIRLPDGSGLDLLEEQREAAPEMAIVVMTAFADVDTAVSALKQGAFDYLSKPFEDEQLYKILRNLKDKSKLTRKVETLKDYSLREFEGFVQFDQMIGTSAMTEIFNMAGRVAKSGATVLILGESGAGKGMLSKAIHRSSPRVKEPFVEINCSAIPEHLLESELFGYESGAFTDAKNKKLGLFEVAEGGTIFLDEIGDMDLALQAKVLKVLEDREFRRLGALRPTQVDVRIIAATNRNLKELVKEGTFREDLFYRLSVVPIKVPPLRNHPNSIEPMANYFLQLFAKQMGRVVQGFEADALSMLRAYNWPGNVRELRNVIERGLILSDGDYIKASALNLDVGAAPASAEEGSNLTELLPLAEIEKRHIKRVLKTLEGNRKAAAEVLQIHRTTLYKKIEVYELG comes from the coding sequence ATGGGGAAAACTGAAAGTTTCACCGATATCAAAGTACTGGTAGTGGAAGACGATGATCTGCTGCGCCGGGTCATGTATGACCGATTGACGGCGAGTGAATGCGAAGTGATGGCCGCGGATTCACTGCATGATGCTCACCGGTTACTCGCTTCTGCTTCGTTCGATATTATGATCACTGATATTCGGTTGCCTGATGGAAGCGGGTTGGACCTGCTGGAGGAACAGCGGGAAGCGGCTCCGGAGATGGCGATTGTGGTTATGACGGCATTTGCCGATGTGGATACTGCGGTCTCCGCCCTGAAGCAGGGCGCATTTGACTATCTTTCAAAACCATTTGAAGACGAGCAATTGTATAAAATTTTACGAAACCTTAAAGACAAGAGTAAGCTGACGCGGAAAGTGGAAACACTTAAGGATTATTCCTTGCGCGAGTTCGAAGGGTTTGTGCAGTTTGATCAAATGATCGGCACATCAGCGATGACTGAAATTTTCAATATGGCGGGACGGGTGGCCAAAAGCGGTGCCACGGTGCTGATTCTCGGGGAGAGTGGAGCGGGGAAAGGCATGTTGTCCAAAGCCATTCATCGTTCCAGTCCGCGCGTAAAAGAACCGTTTGTTGAAATTAACTGTTCGGCGATTCCTGAACACCTGCTTGAAAGCGAACTTTTCGGATATGAATCGGGTGCGTTCACGGATGCGAAAAATAAAAAACTCGGTCTCTTTGAAGTGGCCGAAGGCGGTACCATCTTTTTAGATGAGATCGGTGATATGGATTTAGCCCTGCAGGCCAAGGTGCTCAAGGTTCTGGAAGACCGGGAATTCCGGCGTCTCGGAGCATTACGTCCGACGCAAGTGGATGTCCGGATTATTGCGGCGACAAACCGTAATCTCAAAGAACTGGTTAAGGAAGGAACCTTCAGAGAGGATTTATTCTATCGACTGTCTGTTGTGCCCATCAAAGTTCCTCCATTGCGGAATCATCCGAACAGTATCGAACCGATGGCCAATTATTTTCTGCAGTTGTTCGCGAAGCAGATGGGGCGTGTTGTGCAAGGATTTGAGGCCGATGCATTGAGCATGCTTCGTGCATACAATTGGCCGGGCAATGTACGTGAACTGCGCAATGTCATTGAACGGGGGTTGATTCTGAGTGACGGTGACTACATTAAAGCTTCTGCTCTGAATCTGGACGTGGGAGCGGCACCGGCAAGCGCCGAAGAGGGATCCAATCTGACTGAGCTGCTACCGTTGGCGGAAATAGAAAAACGACATATTAAACGGGTCTTGAAAACGTTAGAGGGCAACCGTAAGGCTGCGGCAGAAGTGTTGCAGATTCACCGGACGACGCTGTACAAGAAAATAGAAGTCTACGAGCTGGGATAG
- the fliP gene encoding flagellar type III secretion system pore protein FliP (The bacterial flagellar biogenesis protein FliP forms a type III secretion system (T3SS)-type pore required for flagellar assembly.), with amino-acid sequence MMKRKRILFLMFLCFGACFAAWGQQASSLTAPGLNIQIGTPGEDAEGLGQAIRIVLLLTVLSLAPSFVILTTSFTRILVVFGFLRRALGTQSAPPTQVLAGLSLFLTIFIMLPVWKQIDKEAIKPYQAKELSAEKAWEAGFKPLRKFMASQTGETEFALFVELGGTQVQEMEQAEMSLLVPAFILSELKTAFKLGFLIYLPFLLIDLVTATVLMSLGMMMLPPMMVSLPIKILFFVLADGWTVLIRGILASFMG; translated from the coding sequence ATGATGAAGCGTAAGCGCATATTGTTTCTCATGTTTCTTTGTTTCGGTGCATGCTTTGCCGCCTGGGGGCAGCAAGCCAGTTCATTGACAGCACCGGGTTTGAATATTCAGATCGGTACGCCGGGCGAAGATGCTGAAGGGCTCGGACAGGCCATCCGAATTGTGCTGTTGCTGACTGTGCTCAGTCTTGCGCCCTCGTTTGTAATCCTTACCACTTCATTCACCCGTATCTTGGTGGTGTTCGGTTTCTTGCGGCGTGCACTGGGAACCCAGTCCGCACCGCCGACACAGGTTTTGGCGGGGTTGTCGCTTTTTCTGACTATTTTCATCATGCTCCCGGTTTGGAAGCAGATTGATAAAGAAGCCATTAAGCCATATCAGGCGAAAGAACTTTCCGCTGAAAAAGCCTGGGAGGCCGGCTTCAAGCCGCTTCGTAAATTCATGGCGAGCCAAACCGGAGAAACAGAATTTGCTTTGTTTGTGGAGCTTGGCGGAACGCAGGTTCAGGAAATGGAGCAGGCCGAAATGAGTCTGCTGGTTCCGGCATTTATTCTGAGTGAGCTTAAGACCGCTTTTAAACTCGGTTTTCTGATCTATCTTCCCTTTCTGCTGATTGATCTGGTTACGGCCACGGTATTGATGTCGCTGGGGATGATGATGCTGCCGCCGATGATGGTATCGCTTCCGATCAAAATTCTGTTTTTTGTATTGGCCGACGGATGGACGGTTTTGATCCGGGGCATTTTAGCGAGTTTCATGGGATAA
- a CDS encoding EscU/YscU/HrcU family type III secretion system export apparatus switch protein, producing MAFLYPEEGADGKTERGTEKKRKDVRKDGKVVLSNEVVTVAVIVCAILVFMITLPMLRHYLTGFILNWTQVDVTGSWNIDLVQGLVTQGTLLCALGIMPIGLAVMFGSIVASVAQTKPFFQTEALKLNFKALSPSAGAKELFSKDSIVKLVLSMLKVIVISLVVWGVVRQHIGELAFLHRLSITEALQWFMILFYRIVWRVLILFTFVAVLDWIKEKRKFEKSIMMTRQEVRDEHKNQESSPQMKQHLRRKMRELSTARMMASVPDATVVITNPTFLAIAIKYDSANGGGPVVVAKGKRLSAKRIRRLAEENGIAVIERKPLARAMYNKVEVGKPVPAAYYQSIAELLAYLYRMGDARIRTQLARR from the coding sequence ATGGCTTTTCTCTATCCCGAAGAAGGTGCGGACGGAAAAACGGAGCGTGGCACCGAGAAAAAGCGTAAGGATGTGCGCAAAGACGGCAAGGTGGTACTTTCGAATGAGGTGGTTACGGTGGCCGTCATTGTCTGTGCCATTCTTGTTTTTATGATTACGTTGCCGATGTTGCGACACTATTTAACCGGCTTCATACTCAACTGGACGCAGGTGGACGTTACGGGCAGTTGGAATATTGACCTTGTGCAGGGACTCGTCACACAGGGGACCTTGCTCTGTGCGCTCGGAATCATGCCCATCGGGTTGGCGGTGATGTTCGGCTCCATCGTCGCCAGTGTGGCTCAAACCAAACCGTTTTTTCAGACCGAAGCACTGAAGCTTAACTTCAAGGCCTTAAGTCCATCCGCCGGCGCGAAGGAGCTTTTCTCGAAGGACAGCATCGTTAAGCTGGTGCTGTCCATGCTGAAAGTAATTGTGATTTCACTGGTTGTGTGGGGGGTGGTACGCCAACACATCGGGGAACTGGCATTCCTGCATCGGCTGAGTATTACTGAAGCGCTTCAGTGGTTTATGATTCTGTTTTACCGCATTGTCTGGCGCGTGCTGATCCTTTTCACTTTTGTGGCTGTGCTTGACTGGATCAAAGAAAAGCGCAAGTTCGAAAAAAGCATCATGATGACCAGGCAGGAAGTGCGGGATGAGCACAAAAACCAGGAATCCAGTCCGCAAATGAAGCAGCACCTGCGTCGTAAAATGCGCGAATTATCTACGGCCCGTATGATGGCGTCTGTACCGGATGCCACGGTGGTGATCACCAACCCGACCTTTCTGGCTATTGCGATTAAATACGATTCAGCCAACGGCGGGGGCCCCGTTGTGGTGGCTAAAGGTAAACGCCTGTCTGCCAAACGTATCCGTCGACTCGCGGAAGAAAACGGGATTGCTGTAATTGAGCGAAAACCGCTCGCACGCGCTATGTACAATAAGGTCGAAGTCGGAAAGCCGGTACCTGCGGCTTACTATCAATCCATCGCGGAACTGCTGGCTTATCTCTACCGTATGGGCGATGCCCGAATCCGGACACAGCTGGCGCGTCGATGA
- a CDS encoding tetratricopeptide repeat protein gives MRKIVIILGLVLCAVVMEGLVFFASSRMPAEAEIPELEEPSSSTFDEMLANAALYKEQRRFDVAREFVRLALDRAATRHERALAGHQMGGLLFEDYLRGGSSRPGAAVLYLQAAFDEYDQEFALQAEVGLELLDVLEEMGDEPHFLEYLERMITTAEEPECLIKLWRRKFEFLMNSNRGWRELTIALATAEAIPLQSAEWADLLADVKLHSREKLLADDSWLEAYALTEGGEGLAAYRMRIFHEIRKKLERIIEFGEKEQQEEALLRLANAMVSVEKYEEAQTYLTDFLEREPTHNLTEALMLLSRISRVQGEVAYAAELAELLIRRFDFNAHSQAEILQVVELLEEHELYEDALGLLQGCFSFGDPAGREFGPLIARAAVLEERLGDHDHALNYMNQLQQSDANDAFAMAFSKLIDLNMAEGNYEVVEDWVLRFIGRIPERSAAYQNSLFSLFEAKYWLDRPVLEQLFVGSAAIQNIPEDPRVGSVELRMARYIEDMKLTDLAVSYYNRIGLLNFFQGNEHNATFNDNISEQAMLGKARCLKKQGDWSAADHLFRELCNRTTSPLVKSEAAVGWAELAKRFGQKKEAARRYDLAYVQMLSAPDQVRYTLGRLNLQGDEKFRDPAVMEDNLSLFLNLPDGERRKALAAYFNDTFDYLYEAGDERAMLRLIDLAYQSDYAEWLPIQSYVLRLYEDRFQTETLEGLGRTLREKGEIADASLAELAQVVDQMEFLVATVKKHRKKVVE, from the coding sequence ATGCGTAAAATAGTCATCATTTTAGGGCTGGTGCTCTGTGCCGTTGTAATGGAAGGCCTTGTTTTTTTTGCAAGTTCGCGGATGCCGGCTGAAGCTGAAATTCCTGAACTGGAAGAGCCGTCCTCTTCAACGTTTGATGAAATGCTGGCCAACGCGGCTCTCTATAAGGAGCAGCGGCGGTTTGACGTGGCCCGTGAATTTGTCCGTCTGGCCCTTGATCGGGCAGCGACCCGGCATGAGCGTGCTTTAGCCGGCCACCAAATGGGGGGGTTGTTATTTGAAGACTATCTTCGGGGCGGAAGCTCCCGCCCCGGTGCAGCGGTTTTGTATCTTCAGGCGGCATTTGATGAGTACGATCAGGAGTTTGCTTTACAGGCGGAAGTCGGGCTGGAATTGCTGGATGTTCTGGAAGAGATGGGCGACGAACCGCACTTCCTGGAATATCTGGAAAGGATGATTACAACGGCCGAAGAACCGGAATGCCTGATCAAGTTATGGCGCCGTAAATTTGAGTTTCTGATGAATTCAAATCGGGGCTGGCGCGAATTAACTATAGCGTTGGCCACTGCGGAAGCGATACCGCTCCAGTCGGCGGAGTGGGCGGATCTTCTGGCGGATGTAAAGCTGCATTCCCGCGAAAAGCTGTTGGCCGACGACAGCTGGCTTGAAGCTTATGCCCTGACAGAGGGCGGAGAAGGACTGGCTGCCTACAGGATGCGGATCTTTCATGAAATTCGAAAGAAGCTGGAGCGGATTATCGAATTCGGGGAAAAAGAACAGCAGGAAGAGGCCTTGTTGCGGTTGGCCAATGCAATGGTGTCGGTTGAAAAGTATGAAGAAGCTCAAACGTATCTGACGGATTTTCTTGAAAGGGAGCCGACGCATAACTTAACCGAAGCGCTTATGCTGTTGAGTCGGATTTCGCGGGTTCAGGGCGAGGTTGCCTACGCGGCCGAACTGGCCGAATTGCTCATCCGGCGATTTGATTTTAACGCGCACTCGCAAGCGGAAATTCTTCAGGTTGTAGAGCTGTTGGAAGAACATGAACTGTATGAAGACGCTTTAGGGCTATTGCAGGGTTGTTTCAGTTTCGGCGATCCCGCAGGTCGGGAGTTCGGACCGCTGATTGCCCGAGCTGCGGTGCTTGAAGAGCGGCTCGGCGATCATGATCATGCGTTGAATTATATGAATCAGCTTCAGCAGTCAGATGCGAATGATGCATTTGCAATGGCATTTTCTAAGTTGATAGATCTGAACATGGCCGAAGGAAACTATGAGGTGGTTGAAGATTGGGTGCTTCGGTTTATCGGTCGAATTCCTGAGCGCTCCGCAGCTTATCAGAATTCCTTGTTTTCGTTGTTTGAGGCGAAATATTGGCTGGACCGCCCCGTACTTGAACAGCTGTTTGTTGGATCGGCTGCCATTCAGAATATTCCCGAAGATCCGCGTGTGGGTTCGGTGGAGTTGCGTATGGCCCGGTACATTGAGGATATGAAACTGACTGATCTGGCGGTTTCCTACTATAACCGGATCGGTTTGCTTAATTTTTTCCAGGGCAATGAACACAATGCAACATTCAATGATAATATCAGTGAACAGGCGATGCTCGGAAAAGCCCGGTGTTTGAAAAAGCAGGGAGACTGGTCGGCGGCGGATCATCTTTTCAGAGAATTATGCAACCGGACAACGTCTCCATTGGTTAAATCGGAAGCGGCAGTGGGGTGGGCGGAACTCGCCAAGCGTTTCGGGCAAAAAAAGGAAGCCGCGCGGCGCTACGACCTGGCCTATGTTCAGATGCTGTCTGCTCCGGATCAGGTGCGCTATACGTTGGGACGTTTAAATTTGCAGGGGGATGAAAAATTTCGTGATCCCGCTGTTATGGAGGATAATCTTTCTTTGTTTCTCAATTTGCCGGACGGCGAACGGCGCAAGGCTTTGGCGGCTTATTTCAACGATACGTTTGATTATTTGTACGAGGCCGGAGATGAACGGGCAATGTTGCGCCTGATTGATCTAGCATACCAGTCTGATTACGCCGAATGGCTGCCGATTCAGAGTTATGTGCTCCGGCTCTATGAAGACCGGTTTCAGACCGAAACACTCGAAGGACTGGGCCGCACACTGCGTGAAAAGGGCGAAATTGCGGATGCTTCTCTTGCCGAACTTGCGCAGGTGGTTGATCAGATGGAGTTTTTAGTCGCAACAGTGAAAAAACATCGGAAAAAGGTCGTGGAATGA
- a CDS encoding flagellar biosynthetic protein FliQ, whose protein sequence is MTPEAALEVCHFTLVTAAKLSAPYLLATVIIGVLMNILQTVTQLKDQSLSFIPKVAVVGVVGLLALPWELTVLMGYFNYIIELFGSV, encoded by the coding sequence ATGACGCCTGAAGCTGCACTTGAAGTTTGTCATTTTACGCTCGTTACAGCGGCCAAGTTGTCGGCGCCCTATCTTTTGGCCACGGTGATTATCGGGGTTTTAATGAATATTCTGCAGACTGTGACGCAGCTCAAAGATCAGTCACTCTCCTTTATTCCCAAAGTCGCTGTTGTGGGCGTGGTGGGGCTGTTGGCACTTCCCTGGGAACTTACGGTGCTGATGGGTTACTTTAATTATATTATTGAACTGTTCGGTTCGGTTTAA
- a CDS encoding sensor histidine kinase — MILDADGTGRMVRLLRHRLLNVVSGLKSANSLLASELDDRLTAREREYFPLMDKEYDKISDIVGRIEALFGILPKSEFVPLQDALSMVVTNLRETFPMAEIRLDIVCKDSEQLVCKTTIETVLHEAVGNAYEISRKPVKIVICDVDDRLSIRVLDQGEVLSTEVQDMAFEPFYSTRSRHLGVGLSIVKRLVEHRSGTVSIGVENDENVVEFILPRMSL, encoded by the coding sequence GTGATTTTAGATGCTGATGGAACGGGACGAATGGTGCGGCTTTTGCGGCATCGGTTATTGAATGTTGTATCCGGTTTGAAATCGGCCAATAGTTTGTTGGCTTCTGAACTTGATGATCGGCTTACGGCGCGGGAGCGCGAATATTTCCCGCTGATGGACAAGGAATACGATAAGATATCCGACATCGTCGGGCGTATTGAGGCTCTTTTCGGTATTCTGCCGAAGTCGGAATTCGTTCCGTTGCAGGATGCTTTGTCCATGGTGGTGACGAATCTGAGAGAAACCTTCCCTATGGCAGAGATCCGGCTGGATATTGTTTGCAAAGATTCCGAGCAATTGGTGTGCAAGACGACGATCGAAACCGTGCTGCATGAAGCGGTGGGCAATGCCTACGAAATTTCGAGAAAACCCGTTAAAATCGTGATTTGCGATGTTGATGATCGGCTTTCAATTCGTGTTTTAGATCAGGGGGAGGTTCTATCAACGGAGGTTCAGGATATGGCCTTTGAGCCTTTTTATTCAACACGCAGCCGGCATTTAGGAGTGGGGTTATCCATTGTCAAACGGCTGGTTGAGCATCGTAGTGGAACGGTATCTATCGGTGTTGAAAATGATGAAAACGTGGTGGAATTTATTCTGCCTCGCATGAGTTTATAG
- the fliS gene encoding flagellar export chaperone FliS: protein MAELNQYQKAAVNTATAMELVLMVYDECIRSLEKAEEAFKLEGPERIEPIGNHLRHAQDAITELSVSLDLERGGEIAENLNRLYDFMRNHLSQANLKKELQPVQDVKEMMVDLRGAWSQVAEQAPMLAPEPPGGNRGNGRITLAG, encoded by the coding sequence ATGGCAGAATTGAACCAATATCAGAAAGCGGCAGTGAATACGGCTACTGCGATGGAACTTGTATTGATGGTATACGATGAGTGCATTCGAAGTCTGGAGAAGGCGGAAGAGGCGTTTAAACTGGAAGGACCTGAGCGCATTGAACCCATCGGAAATCATTTGAGACATGCTCAGGATGCGATTACTGAGTTGTCTGTTTCTTTGGATCTGGAACGCGGCGGAGAAATTGCTGAGAACCTTAATCGCCTGTACGATTTCATGAGAAATCATCTGAGTCAGGCCAATCTCAAGAAAGAACTGCAGCCGGTACAGGATGTTAAAGAGATGATGGTGGATCTGCGCGGTGCCTGGAGTCAGGTTGCCGAGCAAGCACCCATGTTGGCCCCGGAGCCTCCTGGAGGAAATCGAGGCAATGGAAGGATCACTCTCGCGGGCTAG
- a CDS encoding flagellar biosynthetic protein FliR, with translation MHLHLPLYPITLLLVLFRFAALVGMTAIFGRKLISVRIRMAIAMALTWFAASHLPPEWAAHCQRITTIGALVMAVLGELLLGAAMGLVCDMFFAVLNMTGLIIGRESSLMMARMMDPASGEDDIIVSTLFGLLLSLLILLWDGHLFLIKLVMQSFQVLPPGFAWFRKEIFEMYTLLGSDIFAWGVRFALPAMVGGLLVAVAMGLMAKMAPEFNVLFLSLPIRLAVGIGLLTIFLLYGRDPLYHVFETMLFHMKYVLLGGV, from the coding sequence ATGCATCTGCATCTTCCTCTCTATCCAATAACCCTTTTGCTGGTGCTGTTTCGCTTTGCGGCCCTCGTCGGTATGACCGCCATTTTCGGTCGGAAACTCATCTCGGTTCGGATTCGTATGGCCATCGCTATGGCGTTGACCTGGTTTGCCGCTTCACACCTTCCGCCGGAATGGGCGGCACACTGTCAGCGTATTACCACCATCGGGGCTTTGGTGATGGCCGTGCTGGGTGAACTCCTGCTCGGCGCAGCGATGGGGCTGGTTTGTGATATGTTTTTTGCCGTGCTGAATATGACCGGTTTAATCATCGGCCGCGAAAGTTCGCTCATGATGGCCCGTATGATGGATCCGGCCAGCGGGGAGGACGATATTATTGTCAGTACGCTGTTCGGCCTGCTGCTGTCCTTGCTGATTTTGCTGTGGGATGGCCATCTGTTTTTGATCAAGCTCGTGATGCAGAGCTTTCAGGTCTTACCGCCGGGATTCGCTTGGTTCCGGAAGGAAATATTCGAAATGTACACGCTGCTCGGGAGCGACATTTTTGCCTGGGGGGTTCGTTTTGCGCTGCCCGCGATGGTTGGTGGGTTGCTGGTTGCTGTGGCGATGGGGTTGATGGCTAAAATGGCTCCTGAATTTAATGTGTTGTTTTTATCTCTTCCTATACGCCTTGCGGTGGGTATCGGCCTGCTGACTATCTTTTTGCTCTATGGCCGTGATCCGCTGTATCACGTGTTTGAAACGATGCTGTTCCACATGAAATATGTTCTGTTGGGAGGGGTTTAG